Below is a window of Culturomica massiliensis DNA.
ATCTCGCCCGTCTTCTCGTCGCGGACTATCAGCACGTCTTTTTCTGTTGTTTTCTTTGCCATTTGAAAAATGTTTTAATGGGTTATTTATTAAAGAAATTATGGATACGCGCCTTGTAGAAGGCTATATCTTCCTTGCGGAAATCCTTTACGTGTTCGGAGAGGAATGTCAGTACGTCCTCCTCGCTGTAATAGGTCTTTTTGCCGAGCGTCTTGTACGGCAATGCACCGATGCTGCGGTAGCGCTGCAGGGTACGCTTGCTTATCTGGAGCAGCATGCAGAGGTCTTGGTTGTCGAACATCCTGATACTTTCCATCGGGTTTGGGGCTTTGCCGGACGGTCGCAGGGAGAGCAGCAGCTCGTCCTGACGGTCGAGCCGTTCCATCAGCTTCTGCATCCAGTCCTCAAAATTGTTTCGTGTAAGCAGTTCCATATCTTATGTCCTCCTTCCTTTGGGTTTGCCGCCGCCCGTGCGCAGCGTGTGGTTGCGTTTCAGTTCCGTCAGTGTCGCTGCATCTTCTGCCACGGTGCAGTCTGCGAGCAGGCGGTCTATTTCCGACCGGCGGTAGCGGCATTTGCCGCGCAGCACGATATAGCCGATGCGCTGTTCGCTGCGCATACGTTGGAGGGTACGGGTACTCACGTTCAGCAGGTGCGCCGCCTCGCGGGTGGTGAGCAGCATGTCGGAAGACTCTCCCTTCCTCTCACCGGAAACGGCACGCACATAGACCGCTATCTCGGCTATCTGTTCCGTCAGGGCGGTGAAGGCGGAACTTTCAATCGTTATCACTTTCATATTTTGTCCTTTCTTTTGTTTCTCTGCGGCAAAATTCGGCAATAAACAAAAGGGGCTTTAACAACTCATTACGTGACTCACGTAAGATTTTCTTTGAAAGTGACTCCGTAACCCGGACAACCGGCGCAACAAGCTGCCGTATAGCGGAAAACGGCACGCATTCAAGGCGGCTGCGTTACCTTTGCGGTAAATCATTAAATGTTTTGGTATATGGAAATCGTATCTATCGAGAAAAAGACCTTCGAGATGATGCTGGCGTCATTCAACGCCCTCTCGGAGAAAGTCGCCGCCCTCAGGCGCAAAAGCGACGGCGGGCGGCTGGAAAGGTGGCTCACGGGCGAGGAGGTCTGCGGGCAGTTGAGAATCAGCCCGCGCACGTTGCAGTCATTGCGTGACAGGCGGCTTATCGGCTACTCGCAGATGAACCGCAGGTTCTATTACAGGCCGGAGGAGGTCAGGCGGCTTATTCCGCTTATCGGCACGATCTATCCCGATGGAAAATGACTCTGTTTTTATTAACCACTTAATCCGATGTTATGATGAACGAGAACAACGAGGTTTTCTCAATGGAGGACGAGCCGGTTGCCACCGCGATACAGAATATGCTCAAAGGCTCCAAATGGCTCTCCGCATTTTTGGAAAGTTACCGTCCGCCACTGGACGGGGAACATTACCTGACGGACAGGGAGGTGGCGGAAATGCTCCGGGTAAGCCGCCGCACCTTGCAGGAGTATCGCAACAACAGGATGCTGCCCTTTATCCTTCTGGCAGGTAAGGTGCTTTATCCCGAATCGGGACTGCGTGAACTGTTGGAGGCGAATTACCTCAAGCCGCTGGAATAAGGCGGTTGCATGAAAAAAAAGGAAACGGACAGCACCCGATGGTGTTGTCCGTTTCCTTTTTCGTTGTCTGTATGCGTGTTCAGCAATATCCGGTTTTCCCGTTCTGTATGAACATCACGTATGCCTGCCTCTTTTCCTTTGAGAGAGCCTTCTCCACCAGCCACATGCGGAACACGTGTGTATAGTAGGTGTTCAGCCGGAAGGCTACTGGAATGATGATTTCAAGCGAGTAAACATCCGCGTACAGGCCGTTTTCAAGCTGTATGTAGCGGCATACCTCGTAGTCGTTCAGCACGTCCGACTTGCGGACGGCTTTGATGGCGGCGTTCACTGCCGGGACGGTGGCATGGAACTCTTCGGCGATTTCCCCGGCGGTCATCCATACCTCGTTACCGGTTACGCTGACCGTCTTGTCCTCTATAATGATTATGTCACGTTTCATGGCGTCTCTGTTTTAGATGGTACATCCTGCAAATTCCTCGATTTGGTTCAATCTTGCGGCAAGGTTCTCCATGTCTTGGTTGAGCTTCTCTTTGGTTATCTTCGCGTATATCTGCGTTGTCTTTATACTCTTGTGTCCCAGCATGGAACTGACTGTTTCGATGGGTACACCGTTGGAGAGGAACACCGTCGTGGCTGCCGTATGGCGGCTGGTATGCCACGTGATATGCTTGGTGATGCCGCAACGCTTGGCGACGGCACGGATCCCGGCGAGGCACGTGTTGTAGTGGGGAACAGGGAAAATCCTGCCGTTTTCGCACAGCCCGCGGTATTTGTCGATGATTTGTTTCGCAATGTCAAGCAGGCGGATGTTAGACACCACGCCCGTCTTCTGGCGGTTGATGTTTATCCACTCGTGTTCATCGAAGTAGGTGCGGATGTTCTCTTCCGTCAAATTGCGCATATCGGCGAATGACAAGCCCGTGAAGGCGCAGAACAGGTAGAGGTCGCGGTATAGTTCCTGTTTGGCGTTCTTCAGTTTACCTTCCATCAGCAGGCGGATTTCGTCTTTGGTCAGGAAACTGCGTGTCGTTTCCTCCTTCTTGATTTCATACTCCCTGAACGGGTCGCGTGTGAGCCATTCGTTGTTGATGGCGATGAACACCATCGTCCGAAGTGGGCATACATACAGCCACACGGTATTGGTGCAGCAGTGTTTGTCCGTGCGCAGAAACATCTCGAAGTCGGAAATGAAAGCGGGGGTAAGCTCTTTCAACGCGATGTCCTTCACGTGGTAACGGATGTTGAGAAACTCTTGCAGGTGCTTGTAAACGGTCTTGTACTTCAAGAGTGTGCCTTTGGCTTTCATGCCTGCTTCCACCTGCTTGGCATAGTCCTCGTTGTGTTGCTGGAACACCTGCATCAGCGTGTGATAGCGGTGTTCCAGTCCGAGAAAGGCGTTCTTCACCTTCTCTGCCGTGACGAAGTTGTCACGCTCCATGATTTCCTGATAGTGCTTGTTGATGCGCACCCGCATCTTGTCAAGCATGCGGTTCGTTTCGAGTGCCGCCGTGCTTCTGCCCGTGACACGTCCCCCTTTGGTGTCCCACAACTTGGGATCGATGGTCAGTTTGCAACTGAATTGCGTCTGGCTGCCGTCCACCGTGATGCGTCCCATGACGGGAACCGTCCCGTCTTTTTTCACTACCTGACGTTTGAGGTAGTAAATAACTGAAAATGTACTCTTCATCGTCCTTAATTTTTTTTGTTCAAAATTAGTTGGTGAAGAGCCCTCCTCTGATACGCAAATCGCGGAAGAACGGCGCAATCTTTTTTTGTTACCGGATTTTTTGCGTGAGTTGTCAGTAACTCACTAATCCTTAAGGCCTTGTTTCGTTATTCGTGTCCATTTCGTCACCTATTGGGCGTGGTTACGAACAAGTAACGTAGCTCCGTCTTGATTTGGCTTCGGCGTGGATTGTAATGGCTCTCAGAATAATTGGCAGCGTTAATGAAACCCCTGTAAATCAAATCCATTACCATATTCTTCCGCATTTCACTTTTTTGTAATAACTTTGCCCGAAAAAGTTATGCCCCGGTACGGCAAAAATCCGACGGGATTTGAGCGGCTTATACAACAACAATTCAAAGTCCAGCCGTATAATAATAATACAACGGAGAGCATCTAAAAAAAGATTATATGGAAAACAGATTAAATGTAGGTATCACACACGGAGATGTAAACGGTATCAGTTACGAGCTAATCATAAAAATGATGGCAGAAAACCGGATTTGTGAAATATGTACTCCTATCCTCTACGGTTCTTCAAAAGTCGCAGCCTATCACCGGAAAACTTTAAATATCGAAAATTTTAATCTGAATAGCATACAAACACCGAGAGAAGCGAACCCCAAACGTTGTAATGTAATCAATTGTATCGACGATGCAGTAAAAGTCGAATTGGGTCAGGAAACGGCCGAATCGGACAAAGCTGCCATGATCGCCCTGAAAAAAGCTCTGGATGATCTGGATCATCAGGGAATCGAAATCATCGTTGCAGCACCCCAGGGGATCGAATCTTTCAAAACAGAAGGTGCCTACGGATGTCCGGACTATCTGGCCAAACGATACGGCGTTAAAAATGTTATGCCGGTATTGGTCGGTACAAAAATGAAAATCGGATTTGTTACAACGCATATTCCCTTTAAGGAAATTGCAGCCAATATTACGCCGGTCAACATACTCAGTAAGCTGAAGATGCTCGACAATACACTTAAAAAAGATTTTACCATACGGAAACCCCGTATTGCCGTATTGGGACTAAATCCCCATAGCGGAGAGAACTGTCTCTTCGGAGAAGAAGAAAAATCCATCATCATCCCGGCCATTGAAAAAGCAAGGGAAAACGGAATTATGGCTCTCGGCCCTTATTCCCCGGAAAACCTGTTCAAAGGTACGGATTACGAAAAATTCGATGCTATACTGGCTTTGTATCACGATCAGGGCATGGTTCCTTTCAAAACGATAGAAGGCAACGAAGGGGCAGTCCTTATTGCCGGGCTTCCGATCGTATATACCTCAACCGTATCGGGAACAGCTTACGACATCGTCGGCCAGAACCAGGCGGATGAAATCGCTTTGAACTCGGCATTATACCTCGGCATAGATGTATTCAACAACAGACAACAAAATGCGGAATTGACTGCTAACCCGCTACAACATTACGACGTCGCCGGAAATGCCAATGAAAGCGACCTGAATGTCGAACAAATCGCAGGTGTCAAAGATTTTCCGGAAGATTAATTTCCTCGAAAAACAATTATAAAAAAGGGTGGCAAATTTTACAGCCACCCTTTATTTATACCAGAATCAATCATTTATAACCCGTTTGATAACCTTAAGATTATGGGTATACCGTTTCAATTCCTCATTGAAAATTCCCTGATGATCGATTTTATCTACCCGTACCCGCCCGGAAGCATGAATGATCCGGTTTTGTTCCCACAATATGCCGACATGAGTAATAGCCCCAGCATCATCTCCGAAAAACGCAAGATCACCTGGTAAAGCTTCTTCTACAAAAGAAAAATTCTGCCCGCAATTAACCTGCTGGGAGGCATCCCGGGGCAAATCGATACCGGCAATACGATAGACAATCTGTGCCAAACCCGAACAATCAATTCCATACGGCGAACGCCCTCCCCACAAATAAGGGGTATTATAATACATCAACGCATATTCGATAATCAATTCCCGCAAACTGTCTATCCCGACATCCTTCGGACGTGTAACCATCGTATACACATCTTCCCCGATCAGCAACTTACGGCTATCTGCTTCTAAAAACGGAAGAACGCTCCCGGAAACAATCAGTTTATTGCCGTAATCCCCCTCCTTCGTAATAATATTAAAAACTTCGGTTGTCAGAACAGGAACATCGGTCCGATATTTTTCCGCATATTCATCACTCACCGGTTTACACATCTTCCGGTCGATCCACCCCTCATAACCGTCATGCAGCAATTTCACATACACCCATTTTTCGGCAACCTCCGATATTTCATATAATTCACCGAACAATATTTGCGAAACCATCTCGCTTCTTTCCGACTGTTCCCGACGCATGGGAACAATACTCAAATCTGCTATTCCGAAAGCCATCTTTATAGATTAGGAATTATAATAATACATCAAAATCAGTTGATCTATTCAAATATTGTAAAAACTTTTTTAGCAAATTGCAAAAATGATAAACAAGTCTATAGACTTAAGCCAGGCAACCCCCAACTTCGAACAAAGGTAATAAATTATTCAAAAATATCAGGGAATATAAGGATTTACCTGTTGTGTCCATTTCATCTTCTTATATTCGTTATTCATATAAGGATAAGCCTCCTGCGGTATATAAACAGTCAGACCACTATAAAAATCAATGGCAGAATAAGAACCGTTACCTGCCGAATAATAGCCGGGAGTATGAGCCTTATACACAATACATGCATTCAAAGCAGCCTCTATCTCTCCGACACGCTGAGGATATAACGTTTCCAGGTAATCTCCCAAATCGAAATACAGATTATTCCAGCCGTATCCGTAACGTTGTATATGACCGATATCAAGATGCTTTTCACCGTCGACACCGGCCAGCAACTCTTTGGCAAGATTCGCCAATGCTTCCATTTTCGACACATCAAGAACCGTAACTGTCGCAGAACGCCATGCACCGCTCAGTTTATCGTAATATTCGTAAAACTCACGGGCAACAGCCGTTAAATCCGGTTTTTCCTTCATCAGATGACCCATCATCGTTTTATATACGAAACCGGGCACCAATACTTCGGCCGGAGAAAATACCAGATAATCGGCACACTCTTTAAACTCGTAAGCAACTTCAACGCCTCCCATCAAACAGGCATCAAAAATAACAAAAGACATCTTTACGGGCAAAGCCGTTACAAAATCACGGACCTCCATTTCTTCTCCTTTATCGGATATAACCGAACGCGGACGGGCCAACGTATTGACAGGAAGCCAACCGGAAGCATGTGATAAAACGACCAAACCGTAAGACTGAGCCGGATATTCATCTACAATCTCGGACAATACCCGGCGAAAAATAACCGGATCGGCAGAATTACTTTCTTCATAGCGTTTCACTTCCCGGGCAACGGCTTTCCCGTTCTCCCACAATATTTCCGTTAAGTAGGGCTCTCCCTGCGGATTATCCGAATTACTACCCTTAGGTCGCGGGTCTGCATAAACCAATAAATGACCGGTGAAACTTTCTTTCCACCCCTCTGTCAACCCGGCAATCTTTTCATCATCCTCCCCGCTGAAATTATTATCTACACCCAAATATACAATCACAGTCCGATCTGCCATAGGAGGAGTATGTTTGTCGTCACTACATCCCCAAAGTCCCAGAAACAATAATAGTATACCTATAATCCGCATCATGCTATTCAAATTAAAATTCGAGTATACGGATTATTTTTCAAAAAGTAAAACATCGGTAGCAAAATTATAGATTCTGATTGTAAATTGTAGATTGTAAATCCGATTCCAGCCTGACAGATAATAAATCTTTGATTTTCAATTGCAAATTAATATATTTTCAGACCCGATAAATATCCGCTTGATTTACCGTTCGAATAACATACATCGAAATTAACCGGGAATCAATACTTATATAAAATACCACCTGCTTGAAATTCATCCCTCAATGAAAAACCTATCTGTAAAATCCCTGATCAAAAATTTTCTGATCACTGAACGAATAAGGAAATGCCGACTGATGTATCCCGCGTTTTTTATTCGGCCTATGACTCATATCGAATTGCAAAGTCGTACCTTTTATCAAATCTCCGTAACTAAAATAGTTTTTGTCATATTCTCTCCCATCCACCCTCAAACTCCGGATATAACAATTCTCCGGAGTATTGTCCGGAGCCGATATTTCAATTTTATGACCGTTTTCCAATGTAATCGTTGCTTTCCGGACCAGCGGCGCTCCGATGACATATTGATCGCTACCGGGACATACCGGATAAAAACCCAAACTGGAAAACACATACCAGGCCGAAGTTTGTCCGTTATCCTCATCCCCGCAATATCCGTCGGGAGTCGGACGATACATCCTCTCCATCGTCTGCCGCACCCAATATTGAGCCTTCCAGGGTTCACCGCCATAATTATACAGATAGATCATATGCTGTACAGGCTGATTACCATGAGCATAATTTCCCATATTCATTACTTGCATCTCGCGGATTTCATGAATAACCCCGCCGTAATAACTATCGTCATAAACCGGTGGAACGGTAAATACGGAATCCAGCATATATACAAAAACATCACGCCCTCCCATTAAATCCTGTAACCCTTTCACATCGTGGAACACCGACCAGGTATAATGCCAACTGTTACCTTCTGTAAACGCATCCCCCCATTTCAATGGATTAAAAGGCTCCTGAAACCGTCCGTCCTTGTTTTTACCACGCATCAAATTATGAGAAGAATCAAACAAATTTTTATAATTCTGTGAACGTTTTTCATACAGACCAGTCTCTTCTGCCGACCGGCCAAGCTTCCGCCCCACCTGGGCAATACACCAATCATCATAGGCATACTCCAACGTACGGGCTGCACTTTCGTTAATTCCGGCATCATAAGGTACATAACCTAAATTGTTATAATACTCATAGCCATACCGCCCGGTCGATTTCACCTGCGGATGACAACTGTTAGCAGTAGACAACATCGCTTCATACAAAGGCAACTGAATATCCCTGGGAGTAATATCTTTGAGGATAGCGTCAGACACTACTGAAGCCGAATTATTTCCCACCATACAACCGCGATGTCCCGGCGACGCCCATTCCGGCAAAAAACCGCTTTCTTTATACGTATTGAGTAATCCTTCCTGTATCTTAGCATTCATCGAAGGATAAGCCAGATTCAGTAAAGGAAATAAACAACGGAAAGTATCCCAAAAACCCGTATCCGTAAACATATAACCCGGCAATACCTTTCCGTTATAAGGACTGTAATGAACAGGACGTCCGTTTTCGTCAAATTCGTAAAAGCTACGCGGAAATAAAACAGAACGATACAAACAGGAATAAAAAGTGCGCATCTCATCCAGGCTCATTTCAACATCAAACACACCTAAAATTTTATTCCATACTTTCTGTCCTTCTGCCTTTACCTCTTCAAACGTTTTATTCTCCAATTCTTTCAGGTTACGTTCGGCTTGTTCATAGCTGATAAAAGAAGAAGCCACACGAGCCCGGATTTTTTCTCCCCGCCGGGTTTTGAAGCCGATCAAAGCCCCCACGTGATCGTCCTGCACTTCCCTGCCGTCACACACCTTTCCATCTTTCCAAATATGCCATGCATCCGGGGTATCTTCAAACTCAACGACGAAATAATTTTTGAAATTCGCCGGCACACCGCCACTATTACGGGTTGTATAACCCATAATCTTATTCTCTTCCGGAATCACTTTTATATACGACCCCTTATCGTAAGCATCGATCACGATATATCCCTCGTCCGTTTCCGGAAAAGTAAACCGGAAGTAAACTGCCCGCTCAGTCGGTGTCATCTCTGTCACAATATCGTGTTCAGCCAGGTATACGCTATAATAATAAGGTTTGACTACTTCCGCCTTATGTGAAAACCAACTCGCCCGGTCCTCCTCCGTAATTTTCATTCCCTTCACAGGCATAAGGGAAAACGTACCGTAATCATTGATCCACGGACTGGGCTGGTGGGTCTGCTTAAAACCGCGCAAACGATAATGATCGTATACATAAATCCATCCATCTCCCATCTTGCCGGTCTGGGGAACCCAGAAATTCATCCCCCAAGGACGGGCTATTGCCGGATAAGTATTGCCGGTAGACAACTGATATTCAGACAATGTCCCCATTAAAGGATTTACATAGTCCGAATAATCTTTCTCCTCTGCCCTTACCGGAGAATGATATCCCCAAACCAGAGCCAACAAAACCAATAATACAACCGCCTTCTCTTTCATAAACTTTGATTTTAACGAATAAACACACATTATTCCTTCGTCATGGAATACGGCTTCTGTTCCTTCGTAAACAGCCGTTTCTTATTCGGAGTAGCCCCCATCTCAAAATACAATTCCCCGCCTTCACGGAGAGCCTCGTGAGTAAGATAGGCTTTTTTATACTCTTCTCCATTCCATTTTACAGACCTCACATAACGATTTTCAGCACTCACACGGGGAGCCTTAATCACCAGTTTTTTACCATTTTCAAGATGTACGGTCATCTCTTTAAAACAAGGAGCTCCCAATACATACTGATCCGAGCCCGGACAAACCGGATAAAAGCCCATGGCCGAAAAAATATACCAGGCCGACATCTGCCCGCAATCGTCATTCCCGCAAAGCCCGTCGATATTATTCCGGTACATCCGGTCCATTATTTCACGCAAACGATACTGTGTTTTCCAGGGTTGGGAAGTCCACATATACAGGTACGGGATATGCTGGCTGGGCTCATTACCGTGTACATAATTCCCCATCAACCCTTCCGCTGTAATATCCTCTGTATTTGCATAATATTTAGCCGGTAATTCCATTGTAAACAAAGAATCCAATCGTTCGATAAAACGTTTATCTCCTCCCATAAAAGCCTTCAATCCATTCACATCCTGAGGTATATAAAAAGAATAATTCCAGGAATTACCTTCAATAAAACCCTGTCCATGAGTATCCAAAACATCAAAATCCGCTTTCCAATTTCCGGCCCTGTCCCTCGGACGAATAAATCCCAGCTTCGGATCAATCAAATGTTTATATGCCTTTGCCCGCTTGAAATATTTGTTCGCTATCTCCTGCTCGCCCATCACCCGGGCCATATTATAAATGGCCCAATCGTCGTATCCGTATTCCAGTGTCACAGATGCCGAACTACTACTTCTTTCCTGCGGTACATATCCTGATTCCATATATTCAGCCAATCCTTCCAGATAAGGCACCGTAGAACTACTCACAACCGCCTCTAATCCCAGTTCCCTGTCCATTTCGATTCCTTTTACACAGGCATCCGCCACAACCGAAGCTCCGTGATATCCGATCATACACCAGTTTTCATTGGCCATATGAGACCAAATCGGTAGCAATCCGTGTACGCTCTGCCGGTAATGAGCCAAAAACGAAGCAACGATATCTTTGCTCAAAGAAGGATAAAACAAATTGAACAACGGATGCAAAGCCCGGTAGGTGTCCCACACGGAAAAAACGGTATAATTGGTAAAATCACCGGCTTTGTGTATTTCATGATCCACACCCCGGTACAAACTGTCGCAATCCATATAAACCGAAGGATTGATTAATGTGTGATAAAGAGAAGAATAAAGATTACAGGTCCGGTCATAATCCCCTGTCACATCGACCACACTCAAAGCATTTTCCCACTTTTGTTCTGCCTGTCGACACAATTCATCAAAACTCCTTCCTGCAGTTTCAACCTGCAAATTGTTCAATGCACCACGACTACTCACCGGAGAAAGAGCCACCTTTATTTCCAGTGTCTCTCCGCCGGAAAAATCAAAATCGAAACAGGCAACGACATTCCGTCCGCCGATTTCCGGAAAATTCCGGTAAACATCAAACTTCCGCCACATACCATTGTAAAGCAAAGGCTTCATCTCCCGGTAACCATAACTCTTTATCGGCTTGGAAAAAGTAATTGCAAAATAAGTATAATTCACCCGGGCCCAGCCACTCGTTATACGATAGCCCGTTAACAACGTATCATTCTCTATCCGCAAATTGGCCCACAACACCTTTCCATCGTAATTATAAATACCATGCTTCAAATCCAGTATGATATGTCCGTCACCCTCCGGAAAAGTATATTTATGTACCCCTACCCGTTCCGTCGTCGTCAATTCGGCCTTCACACCATAATCCTCCAACACAACGGAATAATACCCCGGACAAGCTTTTTCCGTTGCATGTGAGAAACGGGAACGATAACCGCTATCCGGATTTTCCGCTGTCCCCGGATTATATTTTACCGGTCCGGTCACCGGCATTAGCAAAATATCACCCAGATCCGAATGCCCCGTCCCATTAAAATGAGTATGACTAAAACCGACAATCGAACTGTCCCGGTATTGATAACCGGCGCAATATTCATATACCCGGGGTTGATACTTTCCGTCAATATTATGCGGAACAGTGTCGGTATCCGGACTCAATTGCACTAAACCGTGAGGAACGCAGGCTCCGGGAAAGGTATGCCCCATTCCGTTCGTTCCGATCAACGGATTCACATAATCGATTTTTCGTTGAGCATTAACAACACTTCCTCCTACGAAAATCAAAACCAATAACAATACGGATATCCTTTTCATACGAATACGATGCAGATCATTCATTTTTCCGGACACAGGATGTTATCCTCTCCCTCAAAATTAATACAGAGGAAAGACGTCCGATACAAAAATAATCAAACTTCAAAATATCCGTTAATTTTTATAAAAAATACTCCCTAAGTTTAACCAACTTTCAGCACACTTCACAAACACATCCTGCCATTTTTACTCCAAACCCAACTTTCAAACTGAAAGCTGAAATTTAAAATCCTAAACAACCTCTTCAAAACCCTATACAGATCAATATCCACATCAATCGTAAATCAAAAATCATAAATCGTAAATTACACAATAAGTCCGTCCCAGTCATGTTCGGAAGAACAGTCCCTCCAATTTTGGAAATCAAAAAAAACATACCAGTTATTAACAATCATGTATTATTTTGTTAGTAACTAATTGTTTTATAGTGTATTGACTTGTATTTAAATATCTATATTTGTTTTCATAAACAATAGATATATGTCAACCATCTTTAATCAGAAAATTGATTTGATTCAGCTATTGCGTCAGATTCCTGATGAACATATCCTAAAAATAGCCACTAAAAGTAAAGTTGATCATTATGCCAAAGTATTGAATGGCCGTTTGATGTTTTATTTGCTTTTATCAGGAATCCTTCGTACAGATAAATT
It encodes the following:
- a CDS encoding helix-turn-helix domain-containing protein; protein product: MELLTRNNFEDWMQKLMERLDRQDELLLSLRPSGKAPNPMESIRMFDNQDLCMLLQISKRTLQRYRSIGALPYKTLGKKTYYSEEDVLTFLSEHVKDFRKEDIAFYKARIHNFFNK
- a CDS encoding helix-turn-helix domain-containing protein, with amino-acid sequence MKVITIESSAFTALTEQIAEIAVYVRAVSGERKGESSDMLLTTREAAHLLNVSTRTLQRMRSEQRIGYIVLRGKCRYRRSEIDRLLADCTVAEDAATLTELKRNHTLRTGGGKPKGRRT
- a CDS encoding helix-turn-helix domain-containing protein, with the translated sequence MEIVSIEKKTFEMMLASFNALSEKVAALRRKSDGGRLERWLTGEEVCGQLRISPRTLQSLRDRRLIGYSQMNRRFYYRPEEVRRLIPLIGTIYPDGK
- a CDS encoding helix-turn-helix domain-containing protein is translated as MMNENNEVFSMEDEPVATAIQNMLKGSKWLSAFLESYRPPLDGEHYLTDREVAEMLRVSRRTLQEYRNNRMLPFILLAGKVLYPESGLRELLEANYLKPLE
- a CDS encoding site-specific integrase, translated to MKSTFSVIYYLKRQVVKKDGTVPVMGRITVDGSQTQFSCKLTIDPKLWDTKGGRVTGRSTAALETNRMLDKMRVRINKHYQEIMERDNFVTAEKVKNAFLGLEHRYHTLMQVFQQHNEDYAKQVEAGMKAKGTLLKYKTVYKHLQEFLNIRYHVKDIALKELTPAFISDFEMFLRTDKHCCTNTVWLYVCPLRTMVFIAINNEWLTRDPFREYEIKKEETTRSFLTKDEIRLLMEGKLKNAKQELYRDLYLFCAFTGLSFADMRNLTEENIRTYFDEHEWININRQKTGVVSNIRLLDIAKQIIDKYRGLCENGRIFPVPHYNTCLAGIRAVAKRCGITKHITWHTSRHTAATTVFLSNGVPIETVSSMLGHKSIKTTQIYAKITKEKLNQDMENLAARLNQIEEFAGCTI
- a CDS encoding PdxA family dehydrogenase; translation: MENRLNVGITHGDVNGISYELIIKMMAENRICEICTPILYGSSKVAAYHRKTLNIENFNLNSIQTPREANPKRCNVINCIDDAVKVELGQETAESDKAAMIALKKALDDLDHQGIEIIVAAPQGIESFKTEGAYGCPDYLAKRYGVKNVMPVLVGTKMKIGFVTTHIPFKEIAANITPVNILSKLKMLDNTLKKDFTIRKPRIAVLGLNPHSGENCLFGEEEKSIIIPAIEKARENGIMALGPYSPENLFKGTDYEKFDAILALYHDQGMVPFKTIEGNEGAVLIAGLPIVYTSTVSGTAYDIVGQNQADEIALNSALYLGIDVFNNRQQNAELTANPLQHYDVAGNANESDLNVEQIAGVKDFPED
- a CDS encoding C40 family peptidase: MAFGIADLSIVPMRREQSERSEMVSQILFGELYEISEVAEKWVYVKLLHDGYEGWIDRKMCKPVSDEYAEKYRTDVPVLTTEVFNIITKEGDYGNKLIVSGSVLPFLEADSRKLLIGEDVYTMVTRPKDVGIDSLRELIIEYALMYYNTPYLWGGRSPYGIDCSGLAQIVYRIAGIDLPRDASQQVNCGQNFSFVEEALPGDLAFFGDDAGAITHVGILWEQNRIIHASGRVRVDKIDHQGIFNEELKRYTHNLKVIKRVIND
- a CDS encoding clostripain-related cysteine peptidase, with product MMRIIGILLLFLGLWGCSDDKHTPPMADRTVIVYLGVDNNFSGEDDEKIAGLTEGWKESFTGHLLVYADPRPKGSNSDNPQGEPYLTEILWENGKAVAREVKRYEESNSADPVIFRRVLSEIVDEYPAQSYGLVVLSHASGWLPVNTLARPRSVISDKGEEMEVRDFVTALPVKMSFVIFDACLMGGVEVAYEFKECADYLVFSPAEVLVPGFVYKTMMGHLMKEKPDLTAVAREFYEYYDKLSGAWRSATVTVLDVSKMEALANLAKELLAGVDGEKHLDIGHIQRYGYGWNNLYFDLGDYLETLYPQRVGEIEAALNACIVYKAHTPGYYSAGNGSYSAIDFYSGLTVYIPQEAYPYMNNEYKKMKWTQQVNPYIP
- a CDS encoding GH92 family glycosyl hydrolase, which encodes MKEKAVVLLVLLALVWGYHSPVRAEEKDYSDYVNPLMGTLSEYQLSTGNTYPAIARPWGMNFWVPQTGKMGDGWIYVYDHYRLRGFKQTHQPSPWINDYGTFSLMPVKGMKITEEDRASWFSHKAEVVKPYYYSVYLAEHDIVTEMTPTERAVYFRFTFPETDEGYIVIDAYDKGSYIKVIPEENKIMGYTTRNSGGVPANFKNYFVVEFEDTPDAWHIWKDGKVCDGREVQDDHVGALIGFKTRRGEKIRARVASSFISYEQAERNLKELENKTFEEVKAEGQKVWNKILGVFDVEMSLDEMRTFYSCLYRSVLFPRSFYEFDENGRPVHYSPYNGKVLPGYMFTDTGFWDTFRCLFPLLNLAYPSMNAKIQEGLLNTYKESGFLPEWASPGHRGCMVGNNSASVVSDAILKDITPRDIQLPLYEAMLSTANSCHPQVKSTGRYGYEYYNNLGYVPYDAGINESAARTLEYAYDDWCIAQVGRKLGRSAEETGLYEKRSQNYKNLFDSSHNLMRGKNKDGRFQEPFNPLKWGDAFTEGNSWHYTWSVFHDVKGLQDLMGGRDVFVYMLDSVFTVPPVYDDSYYGGVIHEIREMQVMNMGNYAHGNQPVQHMIYLYNYGGEPWKAQYWVRQTMERMYRPTPDGYCGDEDNGQTSAWYVFSSLGFYPVCPGSDQYVIGAPLVRKATITLENGHKIEISAPDNTPENCYIRSLRVDGREYDKNYFSYGDLIKGTTLQFDMSHRPNKKRGIHQSAFPYSFSDQKIFDQGFYR